CGCCGTCGGCGACGACCTCGGCGACGTCCGCGAGCGGGCGCGCGACGCCTGCGACTACCTGCGAGGTGAGGCGTGAACGCACCGGCGGACCTGGCGCCCGTCGTCGGCGTCGTGATGGGCTCCGACTCCGACTGGCCGGTCATGAGTGCGGTGGCCGACGCCCTCGACGAGTTCGACGTGCCGTACGAGGTCGACGTCGTCTCGGCGCACCGGATGCCGCGCGAGATGCTCGCGTACGGGGCGTCCGCCGCTGACCGCGGTCTCCAGGTCCTCGTCGCGGGCGCCGGCGGCGCCGCGCACCTGCCCGGCATGCTCGCCTCGGTCACACCGCTGCCGGTGATCGGCGTGCCCGTCCCGCTGGCACACCTCGATGGCATGGACTCCCTGCTGTCGATCGTGCAGATGCCGGCCGGCGTCCCCGTGGCCACGGTCTCGATCGGCGGCGCCCGCAACGCCGGCCTGCTCGCCGTCCGCATCCTGGCCGCGTCCGACGCCGACCTCCGCGCCCGCATGCAGGCGTTCCAGGCCGACCTGGCGGCCCAGACGAGGGCCAAAGGCGACCGCCTCCGCGCCACCCGCGAGGAGGGCTAGGACCTCCTCGCGGCCACAGGCGTGGGCGTCGCCCCTGTCCGTGCGTCCCGTTGCGTGGCCGGTCCGAGTTCGGGCACGATGCGTCCTCGGATGATCACAGCCCGGAGGGCCGCCATGTCCGCGCTCGATGATCTGCAGACGAAGGCACGTGCCGCGAAGAGCGCGCTGGACACGCCAGAGGGCACGTTGGCCGAGCTCGACTCCGACACCATCGATGTGGCCGACCAGTTCGTCGCTCTCGGCAACGAGGGCAGCGCACAGGTGCTCAGTCACGCCGCGAGCGGCGCACTGTCGACGGTCAGGGAACATCTCGCACACGCCCATGCGGCGCTGGACGACTACATCAGCGCGTGCGAGCAAGCCAAGGGGGCGGGTGGGGGTTGACTGCCGCGAGGCTCAGGAACGCCAGCAACTCAATCAGCGAGCAGTAGCACGTCACGCGGGCCGACGGCCTGGGATGCGCCGGGCATTCGCGATCACGCGAGTCGGCCGCCTGGCATCGCGGCGATTGACGTCACGCTCGAACAGCGGGCACACGTCCTTGCCGGTGATCCGGACAACGAACGCAAGGGTGGGCACCGGTATGGCACGGGTCGGCAGGTGAAGACGGAGTTCCCTTCTTC
The window above is part of the Streptosporangiales bacterium genome. Proteins encoded here:
- the purE gene encoding 5-(carboxyamino)imidazole ribonucleotide mutase, whose translation is MGSDSDWPVMSAVADALDEFDVPYEVDVVSAHRMPREMLAYGASAADRGLQVLVAGAGGAAHLPGMLASVTPLPVIGVPVPLAHLDGMDSLLSIVQMPAGVPVATVSIGGARNAGLLAVRILAASDADLRARMQAFQADLAAQTRAKGDRLRATREEG